Part of the Lycium ferocissimum isolate CSIRO_LF1 chromosome 6, AGI_CSIRO_Lferr_CH_V1, whole genome shotgun sequence genome, TCCTCTGCCACCTCCCTTTGCCATGGCACCCACCTCGGCGCACGTTAACTAACATAAGCTGAGAGCATGAGCTAGAGAGAGAAAcgtgttaattttatttttagtatttttaataattgttatgttatggtttcaagAACTTGTCCTGTTATTTCGTGGGTTGTCAATGagatttacaaaatatttttttttttacatatgatAATATCAGATAGGGTGCATAACTAATAGTAAATTGTAAAAATGTATCAAACAAGGGATCAGTAATATAGAAAGCTAACGACATATTGAAAGCTAGGTGCCACAATAAAGTGAAGCAACTCAAGAAGATGACATATAGCAAGCTAGGCACCACatcagtgtcacgacccaaccccgtaggccgcgactagtgcccggtCTGGGCACCcctacacacccattaacccgaaATAGCGTACGAGTAGCTTATACCGTGaacaaattacaaatatttacagaaaagtggaacgtcgccccaaagctgtcacaaatgtacagatatacataccgttatcataatccaacagataatatcacaaataagccgataaggctatcatagtataggggacgtccaaatcacaaattacacagacacgactgaacagtgaatacccataacccacacatatatgtctacagacctctaagagtcataacagaatcatatgacgggacagggccccgccgtacccgtgaataaacatatgcatctatatatatacataataacaAAAgctggatcaaagtataggctccagaacaagggagcgctcaaGTCACCGAACGGGAATCCTAAATTTGGAGGGTTATCCAAGTAAGTATCGTACTGCCTTAAAGATGAAGAATTTCGAAGAaagggtcgtacggaatatgtactgagtatgcaaagcatgaaatatagtaaacaagatcatagtcaaaaccagaagtacggaaagtaaatgcaatattcaaaatatcataatgcttactcacaaaaatacaaatcatgcatagggctcttagaacggtggtcgcccgcctgtcgttggcgccacgccacagcatcacaccagaaggttcatatctccgtacccgacatatccccataacacatcatagcctaccgtaacgccataacacagcatcacaccaaacggaacccggccctctagcggagagctcggtgaaccgtaacacagcatcacaccgaaaaataacatagtgcgcacgatacataaccggcccgggatccggtgaaagaagtactaaccgtatacacgagcggagtcgtgagtgacaataatatgcataaaatcataatcacaaactcattaaataagtagaaatccatatgcggaaatTAAGGTGAAAGTAATATCAAATCTTTctcgaaggtcattaaggataaacgtagaaaagccgcgggccccacggacgggtgccgatctcatccgagcccgactacgagagttgggggaaatttatgtcttatgaagttacctattatgtttcggggcgatccgagctcgtatgcaaaagttacgagcgtttgaagttcgggaccttttagtagcaaaattatttataaaacttttaaaattcaatcaaatgaaagACATAAAAACCCAAGTTAGGTTTCATTAAAAGAGTGAACTTTGAGAAGCAAATAAGATACAtgtataagctcggatctcgagagtggagttaccccgaggctcgtgtcatagcctaattaacactgggacatgccaaagaaagaagtgttaagcttcacatacctcgttcgcttcttaaatcaatccaaaatttcATCAcgacttctccaaaatctacaataacatcatttgatGTCAAACGTTAGCTATAGATTCTTAAACTTCAATttcgactagcacttaattttgcagaaatttgggcagcatttcccctgtgaATACAACagcccgagaattcaactcggccaaattcaacaacaaccaaaccacgacaacaataatcaattccgaatacattctaacattaataactcttttctacatgttCGACGACATTCTATTTATTCAACTTaatcacttacattcaaaccaatatcaacgcttatacattcaaatactaatccgaatccatacaaacaatattcaagaacattttaaggcattcacacaatattcaaaacaacccaaatatcattccaactcacccgaattcctctccaaacccgaaaacaatcCAACATAcattcttttcctccaaattcataattacGCCACTAATCCACACATTAATAATGCCATTCTCATACAAACAAAATTTGCATTAAGGACGCACTAACTTCCAAATCGATCCACAACCATACAACATCCATTTtgatcattaaacttgcattttcgacatagaattcacaacgacaacaaccaaaatgctaaagaaaattaattcattctttgttatGAAActtggcctacattcggccaactccacacacacacacacattaatgattctcttccattccacacacactacaacaacactagGCATGTTACATGAGCTTAGTCcatcaccacaacacaacaacacacccacggccaaacaccacatTTTCGGCCTCAACTCCACATGcaactttttcatgaatttcatcctttttagcatactacaacacacataaaccatttataacacctaaaaacaagataaaactcacctttcttcacttagttcttcacttggccaaggttgagaacttgcatgaaccaaggattttcttgttctaacaattgttccatgttgtttagcaccttccaaagagtagaaaacatggaagaaaataattttccttcatCAAAATCTCATGGCCAAATTTTGCCATGCTTGGCCGTTTCTCTCCTCCTctctttctcaaagtttcttgatttttcttcaagtgtggaagatgaagaataagatgaccaagtcatcttttattttcatattatggccatccatgtggccatggcccaccccaaggtggccggccacatggccccttataattatattttttttgttcctttttcatgaataaaagctttccaaaaataaaattcaaccccaaatgtttccttaatgcttccatgccaataaaatcatacacaactcatgcctataaaacaactaaaagtctctacttcgtttCCCGGAATAatcctgtccttaacttatcgtaattaTCTCGGATGTCACAATGtacaaaaacacgggatataacaatcagACCATCAGTTGCAATATTAGAGTGAATCTACTGCCACAATAAAACACCTTCCCCTTCTTTCTAAATGAAAATTTAGCAAAGGCAAATGAAAATTTTTATTACGTTTATTTGGCCATGACAATTATTCACctttttccggaattttttcactttttgaaaattagtgtttgtccaaaatttaaaatacaacttaaacttgtatttggaatttaagttgtatttgaaatttggaataCACCTAAACCCTATTTTCATAGTTTTCACTTTCAGTTTTGAACCgttgcatttttctttttcaaattttaccctaaattttttattttcttaaaaatgacttCATTTATATCAACCAGCAAACTGTTGCATGCTCTACTACCCATTAAgtattagaagaaaaaaattagtattAGAGTTAACAAATGTCGTTTGGataatggaagaaaataataagaatGACAAATTCGGGTAAATTAGTCaagttgaataattttgttAGTTTTTAGAAATTAGGTGGGtaaatcatatttcatgtttttttttttagaaaaaaaatatatttaaataatcaaacattatttgcaaaaactataaccaacaCAATCCCATCTTGAAATTCAGCTTCAAAGtctccaaataaagtgaaaaaaatatttggtttcaaTGACCAAGCGCCTACTTAGCATCAGACCATCAGTTGCAATATTAGAGTGAATCTGCTGCCACAGTAAAACACCAAAGCCCCTTCTttctaaatgaaaattttagcAAAGTCTAATGTCAATATGCACAAAAAGATGTCTTTTCCTACTAGAAAAATGCAAGAATATGAAGCAACTCAAACAAGCACATGGACAAGTAATCACATGTGGACTTGGTAAAAATAGCTTTGCCTTAAGCAGGTTATTAGCTTTCTGTTCAAACCCTAATCTTGGTAGTCCAAATTATggatttaaaatatttgaacaAATACAAGAACCCACAATTTGTATATTTAATACTATGATAAAATCTTTTTTGCTCAAAGGTGAGGTTAACAGAACCATAgagatatacaaaaatatgttgAGTATTGGTATGTACCCTGATAATTATACACTCCCTTATGTATTAAAAGCTTGTGGTCAATTAAAAAGTTGTTATCTTGGAGAATTGGTACATGGGACaatcttgaaatttgggttcTTGATTGATACTTTTGTGGGTAATACTTTAATAGGTTTTTACACTGGTTTTGACAATATGGAAGCTGCAAGATTTGTTTTTTATGAGATTTCTTGGAAATGTGTTGTTTCTTGGACTGTTTTGATATCTGGTTATGCAAAAAGAGGAGATGTTTATGAAGCAAGATTGATTTTTGAGGAATGTGAAGTGAAAGATAGAGGTGTTTGGGGTGCTATGATTTCTTGTTATGTacaaaataattgttttaaagaAGGGTTAAAATTGTTTAGGCAAATGCAAATTACTGGGATTGGACCTGATGAGGCTATTTTTGTCAGTGTACTTTCTGCTTGTGCGCATTTGGGTTCACTTGATATTGGAATTTGGATACATAGATATGTAGAGAAGTTGAGAATGGCTATGAGTTTGAAATTAGGGACTGCTCTTATTGTTATGTATGCAAAATGTGGTTGTTTGGATATAGCAGAGAAGTTGTTCGATGAAATGCCTCAAAAAGACCTTATTTGTTGGAATGCTATGATATCTGGATTTGCTATGAATGGAAACGGTTTAGAGGCACTAAGTTTATTTAATAAGATGAGAAATTGTGGGATTAGGCCGGATGATGTTACGTTCATTTCGATGTTCACTGCTTGTAGTTATGCAGGGATGGCAAATGAAGTTCTAAATTTGTTGAATCTAATGTGTAATGTGTATCGTATCGACCCCAAAGGTGAACATTACGGATGCATAATCGACGTTCTCAGTAGAGCCGGGCTGGTTGAGGAAGCGAAAAATGTAGTCCAAAACATGCCTAATTCGAGCGTTCCTTCCGAAGAAGCAATAGGGTGGCGAGCATTATTAAGCGCGTGCGGGAATCATGGACTCGTTGATTTGGCTGAGGCTGCTGCG contains:
- the LOC132060821 gene encoding pentatricopeptide repeat-containing protein At2g20540-like, with product MSICTKRCLFLLEKCKNMKQLKQAHGQVITCGLGKNSFALSRLLAFCSNPNLGSPNYGFKIFEQIQEPTICIFNTMIKSFLLKGEVNRTIEIYKNMLSIGMYPDNYTLPYVLKACGQLKSCYLGELVHGTILKFGFLIDTFVGNTLIGFYTGFDNMEAARFVFYEISWKCVVSWTVLISGYAKRGDVYEARLIFEECEVKDRGVWGAMISCYVQNNCFKEGLKLFRQMQITGIGPDEAIFVSVLSACAHLGSLDIGIWIHRYVEKLRMAMSLKLGTALIVMYAKCGCLDIAEKLFDEMPQKDLICWNAMISGFAMNGNGLEALSLFNKMRNCGIRPDDVTFISMFTACSYAGMANEVLNLLNLMCNVYRIDPKGEHYGCIIDVLSRAGLVEEAKNVVQNMPNSSVPSEEAIGWRALLSACGNHGLVDLAEAAAERIVKLERHSGAYVLLSNIYAAAGKHDNARRVRKKMKSEYIDKVPGCSSLEINGVVHEFIAGEKTHTQLVQIHELLETISNNQLDNSVHILHGSDH